One Dokdonia sp. Dokd-P16 genomic window carries:
- a CDS encoding serine hydrolase domain-containing protein, with amino-acid sequence MYGDTLTLKLIFTQQLIFEKQLMKFLKIILILFSTVVFSQNFSISKVDSLFKEYGNVDLPGASVGIIKDGKLIYKKGYGNADLEHSIPLTEYSVFNIASITKQFVAFSILLLEEQGKLNLEDPIQKHLPDFPEYASPITLSHLIHHTSGLRDSGVLLYLKGINSLDNIDPADLYKLIKSQKELNFPTGEEFSYSNSGYFLLVKIIEKVSGKSIDEFGQHYIFKPLGMSNTVFYNDNTKLIKNRVFSYHHNEYGEFENQIIRSDIVGPSGIYTTIEDIYLWDQNFYDNKLGKGNQEIIDKMQSESKLNDGRDSGYSFGQFPRSYKGYKTISHGGDKAGFKTQYLRVPELHLSIIIFANRDDFKKYQKTYQILNLFINKVEKKEPNNQIEDIEVTITDLEFFKGAYELQPGIEMEITIENKTLKVFQKWDEQDYLLKNKEGNTYIVPEDNSLSFTFLENKFEKFQKLEIKQDNTTSTFKRLAKSSGEINFNDYVGNYYSEELDTTYTILIKDSQLVIKFSPGLSSSLLVSRDRGNCERLFLEFTRKDNVVNGFKGTANERARNIVFRRISN; translated from the coding sequence ATGTATGGAGATACCTTAACATTGAAGCTTATATTTACTCAGCAACTTATATTTGAAAAACAATTAATGAAGTTTTTAAAAATTATCTTAATCTTATTTTCGACTGTTGTTTTTAGTCAAAATTTTTCAATTTCAAAAGTTGACTCTCTATTTAAAGAATACGGAAATGTGGACCTTCCTGGTGCTTCTGTAGGCATAATTAAGGATGGTAAACTTATTTACAAAAAAGGATATGGTAATGCAGATTTAGAGCACAGTATTCCATTAACAGAATATTCTGTATTTAACATAGCATCAATAACAAAACAGTTTGTAGCTTTTTCTATCCTCTTACTTGAAGAGCAAGGTAAATTAAACCTAGAAGATCCTATTCAGAAACATTTACCTGACTTTCCAGAATATGCTTCTCCTATAACGTTATCACATCTCATTCATCATACAAGTGGTCTTAGAGATAGCGGTGTATTATTATATTTGAAAGGAATCAATAGTCTAGACAATATTGATCCTGCAGATCTGTATAAACTTATAAAATCTCAGAAAGAACTAAACTTCCCCACCGGAGAAGAATTCTCATACAGCAACAGTGGTTACTTCTTATTAGTAAAAATAATAGAAAAAGTAAGTGGTAAATCGATAGATGAATTTGGTCAACATTATATTTTTAAACCACTGGGTATGTCTAATACTGTGTTTTATAATGACAATACAAAATTGATAAAAAACAGGGTATTTAGTTACCATCATAATGAATATGGTGAATTTGAAAATCAAATAATCCGCTCTGATATCGTTGGTCCAAGCGGTATATATACAACAATAGAAGATATATATTTATGGGATCAAAATTTCTATGACAATAAATTAGGAAAAGGAAATCAAGAAATTATTGATAAAATGCAATCAGAGAGTAAACTCAATGATGGCAGAGATTCAGGTTACAGTTTTGGTCAATTTCCTAGAAGTTACAAAGGCTATAAAACTATATCTCATGGAGGAGATAAAGCTGGTTTTAAAACTCAATATTTAAGAGTACCTGAACTACATCTATCTATTATAATTTTCGCAAATAGAGATGACTTTAAAAAATATCAGAAGACTTATCAAATCTTAAATCTATTTATAAATAAAGTAGAAAAAAAGGAACCTAATAATCAAATAGAAGATATTGAAGTTACAATTACAGATTTAGAATTTTTCAAAGGTGCATACGAGTTACAACCAGGCATTGAAATGGAAATCACTATTGAGAACAAAACACTAAAAGTTTTTCAGAAATGGGATGAACAAGATTATTTATTGAAAAATAAGGAAGGTAATACCTATATAGTTCCAGAAGACAATTCTCTTTCTTTTACATTTTTAGAAAATAAGTTTGAAAAATTTCAAAAATTAGAAATCAAACAAGATAATACGACTTCAACGTTCAAAAGATTAGCAAAATCCTCTGGAGAAATAAATTTCAATGATTATGTTGGTAATTACTACTCAGAAGAACTAGACACAACTTATACTATTTTAATTAAAGATAGTCAGCTAGTTATAAAATTTTCTCCAGGACTGTCTAGTTCATTATTGGTGTCTCGCGATAGAGGCAACTGTGAGCGACTTTTTCTAGAATTCACAAGAAAAGATAACGTAGTAAATGGCTTTAAAGGAACGGCAAATGAACGTGCTCGAAATATCGTTTTTAGACGCATAAGTAATTAG
- the pgl gene encoding 6-phosphogluconolactonase, translating into MTLHISKTKQEVAQDFATYLMEAASGKERFTVALSGGSTPKIVFDLLAEKHKDADWSKFQFYWGDERCVAPTDEQSNYKMTVDHLFSKINIPAGNIHRILGENNPEAEAIRYAEVLESTLASENEVPQFDLVILGMGDDGHTASIFPHEIELWDSSNWCEVATHPESGQQRVSITGDIINNAQAVAFLVTGASKEEKIVTIINQEEDFRDYPASLVSPLSGELRWFMDEEAASGLGQ; encoded by the coding sequence ATGACACTACATATATCAAAAACAAAACAAGAAGTAGCTCAAGATTTTGCTACTTATTTAATGGAAGCTGCAAGCGGTAAAGAACGTTTTACTGTAGCGCTATCTGGAGGAAGCACTCCGAAAATTGTTTTTGACTTACTTGCAGAGAAGCATAAAGATGCCGACTGGTCTAAGTTTCAGTTTTACTGGGGTGATGAGCGTTGTGTTGCGCCTACAGATGAGCAAAGCAATTACAAAATGACCGTCGATCATTTGTTTTCAAAAATCAATATCCCTGCAGGAAATATACACCGTATCCTTGGCGAAAATAATCCAGAAGCAGAAGCTATACGTTATGCAGAGGTTTTAGAAAGTACGCTCGCTTCAGAAAATGAGGTGCCACAATTTGATTTAGTCATATTAGGGATGGGAGATGATGGTCATACAGCTTCTATATTTCCACATGAAATAGAACTGTGGGACTCGTCAAACTGGTGCGAAGTCGCAACACATCCAGAATCTGGGCAACAACGCGTGAGTATTACGGGCGATATTATCAACAATGCGCAAGCCGTAGCATTTCTAGTTACTGGCGCATCAAAAGAAGAAAAGATAGTGACTATCATTAATCAAGAAGAAGATTTTAGAGACTATCCAGCAAGTCTTGTGTCACCACTCTCTGGAGAACTTCGTTGGTTTATGGATGAGGAAGCAGCAAGTGGTTTAGGCCAATAG
- a CDS encoding amidohydrolase, which yields MKKLTLLYVLSMITLSVSAQKLSKNKQAVIAAVEKHEKELIRISDEIWSIAETAFEETQSAEILASYAEKNGFTVDRGVAGMPTAFVATYGSGSPVISVLGEFDALPGLSQKTEPTKNPLNEGEPGHGCGHNMFGAASLGAAIAIKEQIEAGKIKGTVKFMGTPSEEKFFGKIWMVREGLWDDVDVNISWHPAAEMKADVQSSLALVDFKIEFFGQAAHASADPWNGRSASDALEIYTTGVNYYREHVKPTVRMHYHIQDGGQVVNVVPDYSRLWMRVRDTERKGMMPVYERLQEMVEGAAILADVDYKVSLISGIYEVLVNRTGGAVMQNNLELLGPITYTPEEIAFGKKIQEVTGKPQVGMDSAIKPLEATRENPGGGSTDVGDVSWNVANINLGVTTAPKDTPWHSWAVVACGGMSIGHKGMTYASKAMSMTMLDLFEDPALVKEVKAEYKERKGDAVYEAIVPAGPPPVNQGK from the coding sequence ATGAAAAAATTGACACTCCTCTACGTTTTGAGTATGATCACGCTAAGCGTCTCTGCTCAAAAACTATCAAAAAACAAACAAGCAGTAATTGCCGCTGTTGAAAAACATGAAAAAGAACTCATCCGTATTTCTGATGAGATATGGTCTATCGCCGAAACTGCTTTTGAAGAAACCCAGTCGGCTGAAATTCTAGCTAGTTATGCCGAAAAAAATGGATTTACCGTAGATCGCGGCGTTGCTGGAATGCCTACGGCTTTTGTCGCTACGTATGGATCTGGCAGTCCTGTTATTAGTGTATTGGGAGAGTTTGATGCACTTCCAGGACTTTCACAAAAAACAGAGCCAACAAAGAATCCGCTCAATGAAGGTGAGCCTGGTCATGGCTGTGGTCACAATATGTTTGGCGCAGCGAGTTTAGGTGCTGCCATTGCCATAAAAGAACAAATAGAAGCCGGAAAAATCAAAGGAACCGTAAAGTTCATGGGAACACCATCTGAAGAAAAGTTCTTTGGAAAAATATGGATGGTGCGTGAAGGTCTTTGGGATGATGTAGATGTAAATATTTCTTGGCATCCAGCAGCAGAAATGAAAGCAGATGTACAAAGCTCTCTCGCGCTTGTAGATTTTAAAATAGAATTCTTTGGTCAAGCAGCACACGCCAGTGCAGACCCATGGAATGGACGCTCTGCCTCTGATGCGCTTGAAATTTATACAACAGGTGTAAACTATTATCGTGAGCACGTAAAGCCTACCGTACGCATGCACTACCACATACAAGATGGCGGTCAAGTGGTAAATGTAGTACCAGATTATTCGCGTCTCTGGATGCGTGTGCGCGACACAGAACGCAAAGGCATGATGCCTGTGTATGAGCGCTTACAAGAAATGGTAGAAGGCGCAGCCATCCTCGCAGATGTGGATTATAAGGTCTCTCTAATTTCTGGAATTTATGAAGTACTTGTAAATAGAACTGGTGGAGCGGTAATGCAAAATAACCTCGAACTTCTAGGACCTATCACATACACGCCAGAAGAAATTGCCTTTGGTAAAAAAATTCAAGAAGTAACCGGGAAGCCTCAGGTGGGTATGGACAGTGCTATAAAACCACTTGAAGCGACTAGAGAAAATCCAGGTGGTGGTAGTACAGATGTGGGAGATGTAAGCTGGAATGTTGCAAACATCAACCTTGGAGTTACCACTGCTCCTAAGGATACACCATGGCACTCATGGGCTGTCGTGGCTTGTGGCGGGATGTCTATTGGTCACAAAGGAATGACGTATGCTAGTAAAGCAATGAGTATGACGATGCTTGATCTTTTTGAAGATCCTGCGCTTGTAAAAGAAGTGAAAGCAGAATATAAAGAACGTAAAGGTGATGCCGTGTACGAAGCGATTGTACCAGCAGGACCGCCGCCAGTAAACCAAGGAAAATAA
- a CDS encoding VOC family protein translates to MMTNKLFTNAVAIVVTALCFFSCAEKTSTETTNSDSASGFQVAIDHYAINVTDLDQSVAFYQEVFGLKEIKDGTEQPHIRWFGLGLSQELHIIQVDSLDKKIPKGVHIALAVGDFDRFRESIEKRNLNYYDWPGSANQISTRPDKVRQLYFQDPDGYWVEVNDGKQFN, encoded by the coding sequence ATGATGACTAATAAATTATTTACAAACGCAGTAGCTATTGTAGTTACTGCGTTATGCTTTTTCTCGTGTGCAGAAAAAACAAGCACAGAAACCACTAATTCAGACTCAGCGTCAGGATTTCAAGTTGCGATAGATCATTATGCGATTAACGTTACAGATTTAGATCAAAGTGTCGCTTTTTATCAAGAGGTTTTCGGTTTGAAGGAAATTAAAGATGGTACAGAGCAGCCGCATATAAGATGGTTTGGACTAGGATTATCGCAAGAATTGCATATCATTCAAGTAGATAGCCTTGATAAGAAAATACCTAAAGGAGTTCATATTGCGCTTGCTGTAGGTGATTTTGACCGCTTTCGCGAAAGCATAGAAAAAAGAAATCTCAACTACTATGACTGGCCAGGAAGTGCTAACCAAATTTCAACACGTCCAGATAAAGTGCGCCAACTCTACTTCCAAGATCCAGATGGATATTGGGTGGAAGTAAATGATGGGAAGCAGTTTAATTAA
- the zwf gene encoding glucose-6-phosphate dehydrogenase: MRKTENQLLVIFGASGDLTARKLVPALYKLYKDKHLPKHFAVLGVARSFMTDEEFRKRVALESKYLDDSEEFIAAFSEKLFYEDLHKKYDVDYRELNERIQDINTTYQCDNNIIFYLSTPPSLFEAIAKNLTAKGLNDERLGWKRLIVEKPFGYSLETAKSLNEGLHRYFKESQIYRIDHYLGKETVQNILVTRFANSIFEPLWNRDYIDHVEITNAESGGVESRGGYYDKSGALRDMFQSHLLQLVALIVMEPPLSADPEEIRNEKLKALKSLRLMTDPKVLEENTIRGQYLSSEIDGERVNSYREEEDVDPDSITETYAAVKFFVDNWRWADVPFYVRTAKRMPTKVTEVVIHFKSPHHQIFKNSDINKDNKLIIRIQPDEGILVKFGVKVPGQGFKVERGNLDFYYSSLGDTDIMEAYERLLLDAMQGDATLYSRADEVEAAWRFTDPILEYWTNRDVKMYGYAAGVWGPEFADDLIEGRGGWRNPGAHLADDPGYCVIE; the protein is encoded by the coding sequence ATGCGCAAGACAGAGAATCAGTTATTAGTCATTTTTGGCGCTTCGGGAGACCTCACTGCCCGAAAATTAGTTCCTGCTCTATATAAATTATATAAAGACAAACACCTGCCAAAGCATTTTGCCGTACTCGGTGTGGCGCGTAGTTTTATGACGGATGAGGAGTTTAGAAAACGCGTAGCCCTAGAAAGTAAATATCTTGATGATAGTGAGGAGTTTATTGCCGCATTTTCTGAGAAGTTATTTTATGAAGATCTTCATAAAAAGTACGATGTAGATTACCGTGAGCTCAATGAGCGCATACAAGACATCAACACGACGTACCAGTGTGATAATAATATCATCTTCTATTTATCTACACCTCCTAGTTTATTTGAAGCCATTGCAAAAAACCTTACTGCAAAAGGACTTAATGATGAGCGTCTAGGCTGGAAACGACTTATTGTAGAAAAACCCTTTGGCTACAGTCTTGAGACTGCAAAGTCACTTAACGAGGGATTACATAGATATTTTAAAGAATCGCAGATTTATAGAATAGATCATTACTTAGGTAAAGAGACGGTTCAAAACATACTTGTTACTAGATTTGCAAATAGCATTTTTGAACCTTTATGGAATCGTGATTACATAGATCACGTTGAGATTACAAATGCAGAGAGTGGAGGCGTAGAGTCTCGTGGTGGTTATTATGACAAGTCTGGAGCTTTACGAGATATGTTTCAAAGTCACTTATTACAGCTTGTTGCATTAATAGTAATGGAACCACCATTAAGTGCAGATCCAGAAGAAATACGTAACGAAAAATTAAAAGCACTCAAGTCATTACGATTAATGACAGATCCAAAAGTGCTAGAAGAAAATACTATACGCGGGCAATATTTAAGCAGTGAGATAGATGGCGAGCGTGTAAATAGCTATCGTGAAGAAGAAGATGTAGATCCAGATAGTATTACAGAAACCTATGCAGCGGTAAAGTTTTTTGTAGATAACTGGCGCTGGGCAGATGTTCCTTTTTATGTGCGTACAGCAAAGCGTATGCCTACAAAGGTTACAGAAGTTGTGATACACTTTAAATCGCCACACCACCAGATTTTTAAAAACTCAGACATTAATAAGGATAATAAACTCATCATACGTATTCAGCCAGATGAGGGTATCTTAGTAAAGTTTGGTGTGAAAGTACCAGGTCAAGGATTTAAGGTAGAACGTGGTAATCTTGATTTTTACTACTCTAGCTTAGGTGATACAGATATTATGGAAGCTTACGAGCGACTATTACTGGATGCAATGCAAGGAGATGCTACCTTATATTCTCGTGCAGACGAGGTAGAAGCAGCATGGAGATTTACAGACCCTATACTTGAATACTGGACAAATCGAGATGTAAAGATGTATGGATATGCGGCAGGAGTCTGGGGTCCAGAATTTGCAGATGATCTCATAGAAGGTCGAGGCGGCTGGCGTAATCCAGGAGCCCATCTGGCAGATGATCCAGGATACTGTGTGATAGAATAA
- a CDS encoding carboxypeptidase-like regulatory domain-containing protein, whose protein sequence is MKVASCIVFFLFAITIHAQDVITGTLLATKDSLAIENASVYFNNTTIGAISNAQGNFTITRDNNIQTELIISVLGFETLIIPHNQLGSLGTLYLKKSIDSLDEVILDDDTWSRERKLRAFRRYFIGPLVSASDVKILNEKDIRLRYSATNGMLYADSKVPIKIKNKNLGYLVSYDLMDFEVTYEKSLNGFNMASKSFFVGTVFFENIKEKTSRKILKNRTAEYNGSLLHFLRALRDHKLVKEKYRVFLGKYETAPYAPFKIIPTDKGHEVTLLEEDIQILYNQDEQSKLEATAPFLIDSFGNHSPVDVLYTGGAMAARKVGAMLPLTFELAEE, encoded by the coding sequence ATGAAAGTAGCTAGTTGTATTGTCTTTTTTCTTTTTGCGATAACAATACATGCTCAAGATGTAATTACGGGAACGTTACTAGCCACAAAAGATAGTCTAGCCATCGAGAATGCTTCTGTCTATTTTAATAATACTACCATTGGCGCTATATCTAATGCGCAAGGTAACTTCACGATAACAAGAGATAACAACATACAGACAGAACTAATTATAAGTGTTTTGGGTTTTGAGACGCTTATTATCCCTCACAATCAATTAGGCTCTTTAGGAACGCTTTACCTCAAGAAAAGCATCGATTCACTAGATGAAGTGATATTAGATGATGATACTTGGAGTCGCGAGCGCAAATTGAGAGCTTTTAGAAGATATTTTATCGGTCCTCTCGTTAGCGCGAGCGATGTGAAAATATTGAATGAAAAAGATATTCGGTTGAGATATAGCGCTACTAACGGGATGCTATATGCGGACAGCAAGGTGCCTATTAAGATTAAGAATAAAAACTTAGGGTATCTCGTATCTTATGACCTTATGGACTTTGAGGTTACTTATGAGAAAAGTCTCAACGGATTTAATATGGCAAGCAAGTCCTTTTTTGTGGGTACTGTATTTTTTGAAAATATTAAAGAAAAAACGAGCCGTAAGATTTTAAAAAATAGAACTGCAGAATATAATGGCTCATTACTTCACTTTCTAAGAGCCTTACGCGATCATAAACTAGTAAAAGAAAAGTATAGAGTTTTTCTAGGTAAATATGAGACTGCTCCATATGCACCTTTTAAAATAATTCCTACAGATAAAGGGCATGAAGTAACCCTTCTTGAAGAGGATATCCAGATTCTTTATAACCAAGACGAGCAATCTAAACTTGAAGCTACAGCTCCATTTTTGATTGATTCATTTGGAAATCATAGTCCTGTTGATGTCTTGTATACAGGAGGTGCGATGGCAGCACGTAAGGTAGGAGCAATGCTACCTTTGACTTTTGAACTAGCAGAAGAATAG
- the gndA gene encoding NADP-dependent phosphogluconate dehydrogenase translates to MKNSYDFGLVGLGVMGRNFILNVADNGFSAMGNDLDPEKVQALIEEGGDPKRVDATVDVSAFAKALSSPRKIMLLVPAGKVVDIVIESLLPHLDKGDIIIDGGNSFFTDTDRREAYLSEKGIHFFGAGVSGGAKGARIGPSIMPGGSKPGYAAVQPIFEAVSAKYNGEPCVAYLGPKSAGNYVKMVHNGIEYGLMQLTSEIYDVLKKAGNLSNQELHETYKSWNEGRLQSFLVEITSEIFAEKDTLTSDDLVDQILDKAKQKGTGKWTSQNAMDLGIPVPSIDIAVSMREISALKDERTIADSLYDRPKVATMDKEKLTKLTEEALYFSYIITYAQGLHQLADASKEYGYDLDIAVIAKIWRAGCIIRAKLLADITDAFTEDTELPNLLLSPSFIKKIQSTVDSARELVAYGAINGIPLPGVSNSLTYFDAYTSTRLPLNLIQAQRDYFGSHTYERLDREGIFHTEWEK, encoded by the coding sequence ATGAAAAATTCTTACGATTTTGGCTTAGTTGGACTGGGCGTAATGGGACGCAATTTTATATTAAATGTAGCCGATAATGGCTTTAGCGCAATGGGCAATGACCTTGACCCAGAAAAAGTGCAGGCACTTATAGAAGAAGGCGGTGACCCAAAACGCGTAGATGCTACGGTTGATGTATCCGCTTTCGCGAAAGCGTTATCATCCCCACGTAAAATCATGTTACTAGTTCCCGCTGGCAAAGTAGTGGACATTGTCATAGAAAGTTTACTGCCACACTTAGATAAAGGAGACATCATCATAGACGGAGGAAACTCTTTCTTTACCGATACCGACCGAAGAGAAGCGTACTTATCTGAAAAAGGAATTCACTTTTTTGGAGCAGGAGTTTCTGGAGGAGCCAAAGGCGCACGTATAGGACCAAGTATCATGCCTGGAGGATCCAAACCTGGATATGCTGCGGTACAACCCATTTTTGAAGCAGTATCTGCCAAATATAATGGAGAACCTTGTGTTGCTTACTTAGGACCTAAATCTGCTGGAAACTATGTAAAAATGGTGCACAATGGTATTGAGTACGGACTCATGCAACTTACCTCTGAGATATATGACGTGCTTAAAAAAGCTGGAAACTTATCTAATCAAGAGCTACACGAGACTTATAAATCATGGAATGAAGGACGTTTACAGTCCTTCTTAGTAGAGATTACATCAGAGATTTTTGCCGAAAAGGATACCCTTACTAGTGATGACCTTGTAGATCAGATTCTCGATAAAGCAAAACAAAAAGGAACAGGAAAATGGACCTCACAAAACGCGATGGATCTAGGTATTCCCGTACCTTCTATCGATATCGCTGTGAGTATGAGAGAAATCTCTGCACTTAAAGATGAGCGTACCATTGCAGATTCTCTATACGATCGCCCAAAAGTGGCAACAATGGATAAAGAAAAGCTAACAAAGCTTACAGAAGAGGCGCTTTACTTCTCTTACATTATTACTTATGCTCAAGGTTTGCATCAGCTAGCAGATGCCTCTAAGGAATATGGTTATGACCTCGATATTGCAGTAATTGCAAAAATATGGAGAGCAGGATGTATCATTAGAGCAAAGCTACTCGCAGATATCACAGATGCTTTTACAGAGGATACAGAATTACCTAACCTTTTATTATCCCCGTCATTTATCAAAAAAATACAAAGCACGGTAGACTCGGCTAGAGAGCTTGTCGCTTACGGAGCTATTAATGGTATCCCGCTTCCTGGAGTATCAAACTCGTTAACCTATTTTGACGCTTATACTTCAACGAGATTACCACTTAATCTTATACAAGCACAACGAGATTATTTTGGATCCCATACTTATGAGAGATTAGACCGCGAGGGAATCTTCCACACAGAGTGGGAGAAATAA
- a CDS encoding ABC-F family ATP-binding cassette domain-containing protein: MIAVDNLAVEFSGDTLFADVSFSINENDKIALMGKNGAGKSTMMKIIAGALKPTRGNVRTPKDAVIAYLPQHLLTDDDCTVMEEASKAFSTVFTMKEEMARLNKELETRTDYESKEYMDIITKVTDLGEKFYAIEEVNYEEEVEKALKGLGFKREDFTRPTSEFSGGWRMRIELAKILLQKPDLILLDEPTNHVDIESVIWLEDFLLNKAKAVVVISHDKAFIDNITNRTIEVTMGRIYDYKANYSHYLELRADRRTHQIKAYQEQQKFIADNQAFIDRFKGTYSKTNQVSSRERMLEKLTIIEIDEVDNSALALRFPPAPRSGDFPVKVKDLTKKYDDHTVFSGANMDIARGEKVSFVGRNGEGKSTMIKAILGEIEVEGACELGHNVKVGYFAQNQAALLDPDLTVFQTVDEVAKGDMRTQIKNILGRFMFSGDSLDKKVSVLSGGEKTRLAMVKLLLDPVNLLILDEPTNHLDIKSKDVLKEALQTFDGTLILVSHDRDFLQGLSKKVFEFKEKRVIEHFESIDDFLKRNRIENLKEIDLMKS; the protein is encoded by the coding sequence ATGATTGCAGTAGATAACCTTGCCGTTGAGTTTAGCGGAGACACACTTTTTGCAGATGTTTCTTTCTCTATTAATGAGAATGATAAAATTGCCCTCATGGGTAAAAACGGAGCTGGTAAGTCTACCATGATGAAAATTATCGCAGGAGCGCTAAAACCTACTCGCGGTAACGTGCGAACTCCAAAGGATGCAGTCATAGCATACTTGCCACAGCACTTACTAACAGATGATGATTGTACGGTAATGGAGGAGGCTTCTAAGGCATTCTCTACTGTTTTTACAATGAAGGAGGAGATGGCTCGTCTTAACAAGGAACTTGAAACTCGTACAGATTATGAGTCTAAGGAATACATGGATATCATCACTAAGGTGACAGATCTTGGCGAGAAGTTCTATGCGATTGAGGAGGTGAATTATGAAGAGGAAGTTGAAAAAGCATTAAAAGGACTTGGGTTTAAACGCGAGGATTTTACAAGACCTACGAGCGAATTTTCTGGAGGATGGCGCATGCGTATTGAGCTAGCCAAAATCTTACTACAAAAACCAGATCTTATCTTACTGGATGAGCCTACAAACCACGTAGATATTGAATCGGTGATATGGTTGGAGGATTTCTTGTTGAATAAGGCAAAGGCTGTCGTTGTGATCTCTCACGACAAGGCGTTTATTGACAATATTACAAATCGTACGATAGAGGTTACGATGGGTCGTATTTACGATTACAAAGCAAATTACTCGCACTATCTTGAGCTACGTGCAGATCGTCGTACGCATCAAATTAAAGCCTACCAAGAGCAGCAAAAATTTATTGCAGATAATCAAGCATTTATAGACCGTTTTAAAGGAACGTACAGTAAGACAAATCAAGTATCTTCTCGTGAGCGCATGCTAGAAAAGCTTACCATTATTGAGATTGATGAGGTAGATAACTCGGCACTAGCATTGAGATTTCCGCCGGCGCCTAGATCTGGAGACTTTCCTGTAAAGGTGAAAGATCTTACTAAAAAGTATGACGATCATACGGTGTTTAGCGGTGCAAATATGGATATCGCTCGAGGCGAAAAAGTAAGTTTTGTAGGTAGAAATGGCGAAGGAAAATCGACGATGATTAAAGCCATTCTAGGAGAGATAGAAGTAGAAGGTGCTTGCGAACTAGGACATAATGTGAAAGTGGGTTATTTTGCTCAAAATCAGGCTGCTTTATTAGATCCAGATCTTACCGTTTTTCAAACAGTAGATGAGGTTGCCAAAGGCGATATGCGCACGCAAATTAAAAATATATTGGGTCGCTTTATGTTTTCAGGAGACAGCCTTGATAAAAAGGTAAGTGTACTTTCTGGAGGAGAGAAAACGAGACTAGCAATGGTGAAGTTACTTCTTGATCCCGTAAACTTATTAATACTGGATGAGCCTACAAACCACCTAGATATAAAGTCTAAAGATGTTTTAAAAGAAGCACTACAAACCTTTGATGGAACACTTATCCTAGTTTCTCACGATCGTGATTTCTTACAAGGACTCTCTAAGAAAGTTTTTGAGTTTAAAGAAAAACGAGTGATTGAGCACTTTGAAAGCATAGATGACTTCTTAAAAAGAAACCGTATTGAAAATCTTAAGGAAATAGATTTAATGAAGTCTTAG